In one Dermacentor albipictus isolate Rhodes 1998 colony chromosome 4, USDA_Dalb.pri_finalv2, whole genome shotgun sequence genomic region, the following are encoded:
- the LOC135903770 gene encoding keratin-associated protein 6-2-like translates to MKKSALVLVVAFTLTAGAICAPMGSPYGGSYGSSYGGGYGSGQYGGYSGYGGGYGGGYGGGYGSGYGSGYGSGYGGGHDSGSGHQCEQSSHLSMGHSSYETPGYGSYGGSSQGSHYAPSYGGGYSSY, encoded by the coding sequence GCCCTGGTACTCGTGGTTGCGTTCACCCTGACTGCCGGAGCAATCTGTGCTCCCATGGGTTCCCCATACGGTGGAAGCTACGGCAGCAGTTATGGCGGCGGATACGGCAGTGGACAGTACGGTGGCTATAGTGGCTACGGTGGTGGCTACGGTGGCGGCTACGGTGGCGGCTACGGTAGCGGCTACGGCAGCGGCTACGGCAGCGGCTACGGTGGGGGTCACGACAGCGGCTCCGGACATCAATGCGAGCAGAGTTCACATCTTAGCATGGGGCACAGCTCGTATGAAACACCTGGCTATGGAAGCTATGGCGGCTCCTCGCAAGGAAGTCACTATGCGCCATCGTACGGCGGTGGCTACAGCTCGTACTAA